A window of Haloarchaeobius litoreus contains these coding sequences:
- a CDS encoding DUF7576 family protein produces MVDPTSDIGDVDPEDAPACAVCGAAVTGDDHRVRSWVEDSNVEHRHFCDDDCLEEWDG; encoded by the coding sequence ATGGTCGACCCGACATCGGACATCGGCGACGTGGACCCCGAGGACGCCCCGGCCTGTGCCGTCTGCGGCGCGGCCGTCACCGGCGACGACCACCGGGTGCGCTCGTGGGTCGAGGACAGCAACGTCGAGCATCGCCACTTCTGTGACGACGACTGTCTCGAAGAATGGGACGGCTAA
- the lysS gene encoding lysine--tRNA ligase codes for MSVDEATSPYTLQADDDERRHVFWADQIADAIEAREPDEPIVIKGGISPSGVPHFGNMNEVMRGFFVAAVLRERGHEVRQVFTADDRDPLRKLPRKLANLDGELVDLGDVNAGALGRNLGKPYTDIPDPFDCCDSYGAHFSALIQSSADALGVPIELVSNTELYEDGSFEDVTRFLLENRETARTVLAKYQDKVDADYVPFNPICGECGKVTETITDVRPDDGEVDYVCTDMEAGDNVVSGCGHEGTATLREGKLPWRFEWPAQWRVLGVDFEPFGKDHAEGSWPSGDDIARNVLGDTPPVPMVYEWFTLDGKSFSSSEGHVVLVEDVLELLEPEVVRFFFAKNPKKARDFSIERLDQLVDEFDRFERLYFGEVEGTEDETARAERVYPFVVEAVDPDRIRLPFTFAAVLGMFDDPDLREQVARKEGHIPEDADEETVEAALARVERARNWARRTDNEFNYELKRAELPDVDLEPATEDALDELADFVAEGHDGDAIQGEIYETAKRNDMDIGGLFTAGYRLFFDEEQGPQLGTFLGKLDRDFVVARLRRER; via the coding sequence GTGAGCGTCGACGAGGCGACCAGTCCGTACACCCTCCAGGCGGACGACGACGAGCGACGACACGTCTTCTGGGCCGACCAGATCGCCGACGCCATCGAAGCCAGAGAGCCCGACGAGCCGATCGTCATCAAGGGCGGCATCTCGCCCTCCGGGGTCCCGCACTTCGGCAACATGAACGAGGTGATGCGGGGGTTCTTCGTCGCTGCGGTGCTCCGCGAGCGCGGCCACGAGGTCCGGCAGGTGTTCACCGCCGACGACCGCGACCCGCTCCGGAAGCTCCCCCGGAAGCTGGCGAACCTGGACGGCGAGCTCGTCGACCTCGGCGACGTGAACGCCGGCGCGCTCGGGCGGAACCTGGGCAAGCCCTACACCGACATCCCCGACCCGTTCGACTGCTGTGACTCCTACGGCGCGCACTTCTCCGCGCTCATCCAGTCCAGCGCCGACGCCCTCGGCGTCCCCATCGAACTCGTCTCGAACACCGAGCTGTACGAGGACGGCTCGTTCGAGGACGTGACCCGCTTCCTGCTGGAGAACCGCGAGACGGCCCGGACCGTCCTCGCGAAGTACCAGGACAAGGTCGACGCCGACTACGTCCCGTTCAACCCCATCTGCGGCGAGTGCGGCAAGGTCACCGAGACCATCACCGACGTCCGCCCCGACGACGGCGAGGTGGACTACGTCTGCACCGACATGGAGGCCGGCGACAACGTCGTCTCCGGCTGCGGCCACGAGGGCACCGCCACCCTGCGCGAGGGCAAGCTCCCCTGGCGCTTCGAGTGGCCCGCGCAGTGGCGCGTCCTCGGCGTCGACTTCGAGCCCTTCGGGAAGGACCACGCCGAGGGCTCCTGGCCGTCCGGCGACGACATCGCCCGGAACGTCCTCGGGGACACCCCGCCGGTCCCGATGGTGTACGAGTGGTTCACCCTCGACGGGAAGTCGTTCTCCTCCTCCGAGGGCCACGTCGTCCTCGTCGAGGACGTGCTCGAACTCCTCGAACCCGAGGTCGTCCGGTTCTTCTTCGCGAAGAACCCGAAGAAGGCGCGGGACTTCTCCATCGAGCGCCTCGACCAGCTCGTCGACGAGTTCGACCGCTTCGAGAGGCTCTACTTCGGCGAGGTCGAGGGCACCGAGGACGAGACCGCCCGGGCCGAGCGCGTCTACCCCTTCGTCGTCGAGGCGGTCGACCCGGACCGGATCCGGCTCCCGTTCACGTTCGCCGCCGTCCTCGGGATGTTCGACGACCCGGACCTCCGCGAGCAGGTCGCCCGCAAGGAGGGCCACATCCCCGAGGACGCCGACGAGGAGACCGTCGAGGCCGCCCTCGCCCGCGTCGAGCGCGCCCGGAACTGGGCGCGGCGCACGGACAACGAGTTCAACTACGAGCTCAAGCGGGCCGAGCTGCCCGACGTCGACCTCGAACCCGCGACCGAGGACGCGCTGGACGAACTCGCAGACTTCGTCGCCGAGGGCCACGACGGCGACGCCATCCAGGGCGAGATCTACGAGACGGCCAAGCGCAACGACATGGACATCGGCGGCCTGTTCACCGCCGGCTACCGCCTCTTCTTCGACGAGGAGCAGGGGCCACAGCTCGGCACATTCCTCGGGAAGCTCGACCGCGACTTCGTCGTCGCGCGACTGCGGCGGGAACGCTGA
- a CDS encoding formyltetrahydrofolate deformylase → MTTELTEITVVGGDKTGLIARVTSLLFERGINVEDLDQAVRDDIFRMTLHADTSEMVCKAETLRDDLHDLGDELGVDVQVRFPADRETQQIAVLATKESHCLERLFQAWASGDLGADISVVIANHDDLEPLARKYEVPFHDVGDEKGTPDEGEILELLGEYDADLIVLARYMRILSPDVVFRFEDRIINIHPSLLPSFPGAKAYRQALEEGVRIAGVTAHYVTTDLDQGPIITQRAFDVPDDADIATMKERGQPLEADALLEAVRLHLNGDVSVHRGRTRLREESERYQLGLSREARDANPDRPVDGLGEIVAGSAGEESADD, encoded by the coding sequence ATGACGACAGAGCTTACCGAAATCACGGTGGTCGGAGGAGACAAGACCGGACTCATCGCACGCGTCACCAGCCTCCTGTTCGAGCGCGGCATCAACGTCGAGGACCTGGACCAGGCCGTCCGGGACGACATCTTCCGGATGACCCTGCACGCGGACACCTCGGAGATGGTGTGCAAGGCGGAGACGCTGCGTGACGACCTGCACGACCTCGGCGACGAGCTGGGCGTCGACGTCCAGGTTCGGTTCCCCGCCGACCGCGAGACCCAGCAGATCGCCGTCCTCGCCACCAAGGAGAGCCACTGCCTCGAACGCCTGTTCCAGGCCTGGGCCAGCGGCGACCTGGGCGCGGACATCTCGGTGGTCATCGCGAACCACGACGACCTCGAACCGCTCGCACGGAAGTACGAGGTGCCGTTCCACGACGTGGGCGACGAGAAGGGCACGCCAGACGAGGGCGAGATACTCGAACTGCTCGGCGAGTACGACGCCGACCTCATCGTCCTCGCGCGGTACATGCGGATCCTCAGCCCCGACGTCGTGTTCCGCTTCGAGGACCGCATCATCAACATCCATCCGAGCCTGCTGCCTTCCTTCCCCGGCGCGAAGGCCTACCGGCAGGCGCTGGAGGAGGGCGTCCGCATCGCCGGTGTGACGGCCCACTACGTGACGACGGACCTCGACCAGGGACCCATCATCACCCAGCGGGCGTTCGACGTGCCCGACGACGCCGACATCGCGACGATGAAGGAGCGCGGGCAGCCCCTGGAGGCGGACGCGCTGCTGGAGGCGGTGCGGCTGCACCTCAACGGCGACGTCTCCGTCCACCGCGGTCGGACGCGGCTCAGAGAGGAGAGCGAGCGCTACCAGCTCGGGCTCTCCAGAGAGGCGCGCGACGCGAACCCCGACCGGCCCGTCGACGGACTCGGCGAGATCGTCGCCGGGTCGGCTGGTGAGGAGTCCGCGGACGACTGA
- a CDS encoding molybdopterin synthase, with the protein MHVLAVVGPDDAGRADLVDQFVDAFAADGPVAVVTGDDDPVLDSGGLSRHADDRVRTGVSVGADGWVAAGTDRTPGEVVDDLAPTHDYCILDDVREATVPGVVLGGVDYGGDALARGETASAVDVDATVTALHDRLPRETLESLVERAKRAPGAELSGAVATFTGRVRSRDDPDDERTTHLEFETYESVAEERMRTIEAELEEREGVHEVVMHHRTGVVAAGEDIVFVVVLAGHRPEAFATVSDGIDRLKDEVPIFKKESTTDGEFWVHEREPGGE; encoded by the coding sequence ATGCACGTACTCGCAGTGGTCGGACCCGACGACGCGGGACGAGCCGACCTCGTCGACCAGTTCGTCGACGCGTTCGCGGCCGACGGTCCGGTCGCGGTCGTGACCGGCGACGACGACCCGGTCCTCGACTCCGGCGGGCTGTCCAGACACGCGGACGACCGGGTCCGAACCGGCGTCTCGGTCGGTGCCGACGGCTGGGTCGCCGCCGGCACCGACCGCACGCCCGGCGAGGTCGTCGACGACCTCGCGCCGACGCACGACTACTGCATCCTCGACGACGTGCGCGAGGCGACGGTGCCCGGAGTCGTCCTCGGCGGGGTGGACTACGGGGGCGACGCGTTGGCGAGGGGAGAGACCGCGAGCGCCGTGGACGTCGATGCGACGGTCACTGCACTCCACGACCGGCTCCCCCGCGAGACGCTCGAATCGCTGGTGGAGCGCGCGAAGCGGGCTCCCGGAGCGGAGCTGTCGGGGGCGGTCGCCACGTTCACGGGCCGGGTCAGGTCGCGGGACGACCCGGACGACGAGCGCACGACTCACCTGGAGTTCGAGACGTACGAGAGCGTCGCCGAGGAGCGCATGCGGACCATCGAGGCCGAACTCGAGGAGCGCGAGGGCGTCCACGAGGTCGTCATGCACCACCGGACGGGTGTCGTCGCCGCGGGCGAGGACATCGTGTTCGTCGTCGTCCTCGCCGGCCATCGACCGGAGGCGTTCGCGACAGTCTCGGACGGAATCGACCGCCTGAAGGACGAGGTTCCCATCTTCAAGAAGGAGTCGACGACCGACGGCGAGTTCTGGGTCCACGAGCGAGAACCGGGCGGTGAATGA
- a CDS encoding GNAT family N-acetyltransferase — translation MELVEATADDLDALVDRWYALAEAMEAHDELNELVYTDVDEVPADGFRAHLDDEEITDYLIVHGGETIGFVTLREGTHPARRYSQYLRIVNLAIDETYRNRGHGAAIVDRVKALARDRGCDHLKVSCEWENEGARRFYRDTGFRPKQVDFAQPLE, via the coding sequence ATGGAACTCGTCGAAGCCACCGCCGACGACCTCGACGCGCTCGTCGACCGCTGGTACGCCCTGGCGGAGGCGATGGAGGCCCACGACGAACTGAACGAACTCGTCTACACGGACGTGGACGAGGTGCCCGCGGACGGCTTCCGGGCCCACCTCGACGACGAGGAGATCACCGACTATCTCATCGTCCACGGGGGCGAGACCATCGGCTTCGTCACCCTCCGCGAGGGCACCCACCCGGCTCGACGATACTCGCAGTACCTCCGCATCGTGAACCTCGCTATCGACGAGACGTACCGGAATCGCGGTCACGGCGCGGCCATCGTCGACCGTGTGAAAGCACTGGCCCGCGACCGGGGTTGCGACCACCTGAAGGTCTCCTGCGAGTGGGAGAACGAGGGCGCGCGGCGCTTCTACCGGGACACAGGGTTCCGGCCGAAGCAGGTCGACTTTGCGCAACCGCTGGAGTGA
- a CDS encoding DEAD/DEAH box helicase, with protein MTEEHSEARNVDHTIDVDEFYDALDAQGRPVITAAQLARRLDTTQAAATDALEALESQGAVERTDAGVEPTIWYPSDWGAMLERERVVFFPERRQFVVDQPKQFTRAQCSQFAHLVDTTRSGGYLYEVRQQDIWQAPYESFEKLQRTMRQVLPERAPEFEAWVEDQWKRANQFVLRTHEDGYVVLEAANESLMGNVALEKLPEDCIRAPIDDVTAWVAEEKLAEVKRRLYEAGYPVQDERDLEGGDELPMELGLVLRDYQQSWVDRFIEAKSGVMVGPPGSGKTVAAMGVMAEIEGETLILVPSRELAGQWHDEILTHTSLTPEQVGEYHGGTKDIRPVTVATYQIAGMDRHRGLFDSREWGLVVYDECQHIPSDVRRRTADLQSKHRLGLTATPVREDDREEDIFTLIGPPIGTDWDALFEAGYVQEPEVHIRYVPWADDEARSEHASADPGHHRRQLAAMNPAKVTETQHLLAEHPEKKALVFVEYLDHGEQLAEALDAPFISGETPHARRRELFAEFRRGDRRTLVVSRVGDEGIDLPDAELAVIASGLGGSRRQGAQRAGRTMRPEGTALVYVLATRGTREEGFAKRQVRHLASKGIGVRDGPAEAVE; from the coding sequence GTGACAGAGGAGCACTCCGAAGCCCGGAACGTCGACCACACCATCGACGTCGACGAGTTCTACGACGCACTCGACGCGCAGGGCCGACCGGTCATCACGGCCGCCCAGCTCGCGCGCCGGCTCGACACCACGCAGGCAGCCGCCACGGACGCGCTCGAAGCCCTCGAATCGCAGGGCGCGGTCGAGCGGACCGACGCCGGCGTCGAGCCGACCATCTGGTACCCGAGCGACTGGGGCGCGATGCTCGAACGGGAGCGGGTCGTCTTCTTCCCGGAGCGCCGGCAGTTCGTCGTCGACCAGCCAAAGCAGTTCACGCGGGCGCAGTGCTCGCAGTTCGCCCACCTCGTCGACACGACGCGGTCGGGCGGCTACCTCTACGAGGTGCGCCAGCAGGACATCTGGCAGGCACCCTACGAGTCGTTCGAGAAGCTCCAGCGGACGATGCGGCAGGTGCTCCCCGAGCGCGCGCCGGAGTTCGAGGCGTGGGTCGAGGACCAGTGGAAGCGCGCGAACCAGTTCGTCCTCCGCACGCACGAGGACGGCTACGTGGTGCTCGAGGCCGCCAACGAGAGCCTCATGGGCAACGTCGCGCTGGAGAAGCTGCCCGAGGACTGCATCCGTGCCCCCATCGACGACGTGACGGCGTGGGTCGCCGAGGAGAAACTCGCCGAGGTGAAACGCCGGCTGTACGAGGCGGGCTACCCGGTGCAGGACGAGCGGGACCTCGAAGGTGGCGACGAGCTGCCGATGGAGCTCGGGCTCGTCCTGCGCGACTACCAGCAGTCGTGGGTCGACCGGTTCATCGAGGCGAAGTCGGGGGTGATGGTCGGCCCGCCGGGCAGCGGGAAGACCGTCGCGGCGATGGGCGTCATGGCCGAGATCGAGGGCGAGACGCTCATCCTCGTCCCCTCGCGCGAGCTCGCGGGGCAGTGGCACGACGAGATCCTGACCCACACGTCGCTCACGCCCGAGCAGGTCGGCGAGTACCACGGCGGCACCAAGGACATCCGGCCGGTCACGGTCGCCACGTACCAGATCGCGGGGATGGACCGCCACCGCGGGCTGTTCGACTCGCGCGAGTGGGGCCTCGTCGTCTACGACGAGTGCCAGCACATCCCCTCGGACGTGCGCCGACGCACCGCGGACCTGCAGTCCAAGCACCGGCTGGGGCTCACCGCGACGCCGGTCCGGGAGGACGACCGCGAGGAGGACATCTTCACGCTCATCGGACCGCCCATCGGCACCGACTGGGACGCGCTGTTCGAGGCCGGCTACGTGCAGGAGCCCGAGGTCCACATCCGCTACGTCCCGTGGGCCGACGACGAGGCACGGAGCGAGCACGCCAGCGCCGACCCCGGCCACCACCGTCGGCAGCTCGCCGCGATGAACCCCGCGAAGGTCACCGAGACGCAGCACCTGCTCGCCGAGCACCCCGAGAAGAAGGCGCTCGTGTTCGTCGAGTACCTCGACCACGGCGAGCAGCTCGCCGAGGCGCTCGACGCGCCGTTCATCTCCGGCGAGACGCCCCACGCGCGCCGCCGGGAGCTGTTCGCCGAGTTCCGCCGCGGCGACCGCCGCACGCTCGTCGTCTCCCGTGTCGGCGACGAGGGCATCGACCTGCCCGACGCCGAACTCGCCGTCATCGCCTCCGGGCTCGGCGGGTCGCGACGGCAGGGCGCACAGCGTGCCGGCCGGACGATGCGCCCCGAGGGCACCGCGCTCGTCTACGTGCTCGCGACCCGAGGGACCCGGGAGGAGGGCTTCGCGAAGCGGCAGGTGCGCCACCTCGCCTCGAAGGGCATCGGTGTACGCGACGGCCCGGCCGAGGCGGTGGAGTGA
- a CDS encoding phosphoribosylaminoimidazolesuccinocarboxamide synthase, whose product MTSVKEFRIEEPATADELGRGAFVFTDDYSVFDWGKMPDTIANKGASLCSMGAFNFELLEEAGIPTHYRGVVRNGETLPLREADQPPWEMAIDLTQVPELPHEGRDYDYEAFHAEAGSNYLVPLEIVFRNRVPVGSSLRGRTDPVMHGLDFDEWPDEAVDLDEPVVEFSTKFEESDRYLSRSEADAIAGVANIDDLEAVAREVNRVVTEQAGSGNMTHEDGKIECLYFDGEVRVADVVGTFDENRFSYEGTQISKEVIRQYHKRTQPDWVAAVTAAKERAKAENVADWKSLCEVQPEPLDDDVLTVASDLYTAGANAYTGLELFDAPPLDSAIGAVSRL is encoded by the coding sequence GTGACGAGCGTGAAGGAGTTCCGCATCGAGGAGCCGGCGACCGCCGACGAGCTGGGCCGTGGCGCGTTCGTCTTCACCGACGACTACTCCGTCTTCGACTGGGGGAAGATGCCCGACACCATCGCGAACAAGGGCGCGTCGCTCTGTTCGATGGGCGCGTTCAACTTCGAACTCCTGGAGGAGGCGGGCATCCCGACGCACTACCGCGGCGTCGTCCGCAACGGCGAGACCCTCCCGCTGCGAGAGGCCGACCAGCCGCCCTGGGAGATGGCCATCGACCTCACGCAGGTGCCGGAACTCCCACACGAGGGCCGGGACTACGACTACGAGGCGTTCCACGCCGAGGCCGGGTCGAACTACCTCGTCCCGCTCGAGATCGTCTTCCGGAACCGCGTCCCCGTCGGCTCCAGCCTGCGCGGCCGGACCGACCCGGTCATGCACGGCCTGGACTTCGACGAGTGGCCCGACGAGGCCGTCGACCTCGACGAACCCGTCGTCGAGTTCTCCACGAAGTTCGAGGAGTCCGACCGGTACCTGTCACGCTCGGAGGCCGACGCCATCGCGGGCGTCGCCAACATCGACGACCTCGAAGCCGTCGCCCGCGAGGTCAACCGCGTCGTCACCGAGCAGGCCGGATCCGGGAACATGACCCACGAGGACGGCAAGATAGAGTGCCTCTACTTCGACGGGGAGGTCCGCGTCGCCGACGTGGTCGGCACGTTCGACGAGAACCGCTTCAGCTACGAGGGCACCCAGATCAGCAAGGAGGTCATCCGGCAGTACCACAAGCGCACCCAGCCCGACTGGGTCGCGGCTGTCACCGCGGCGAAGGAGCGCGCGAAGGCCGAGAACGTCGCCGACTGGAAGTCGCTCTGTGAGGTCCAGCCGGAACCCCTCGACGACGACGTACTCACCGTCGCCAGCGACCTCTACACCGCCGGTGCGAACGCCTACACCGGCCTCGAACTGTTCGACGCGCCCCCGCTCGACTCGGCCATCGGGGCCGTCAGCCGGCTCTGA
- the pyrH gene encoding UMP kinase — protein sequence MKVVVSVGGSVLAPELDPDRVTAYADVVNELVADGCQVAAVVGGGGVARDYISTARDLGANEIELDQIGIDVTRLNARLLISALGENVVTAPAKNYEAAGEVMRNGDVVVMGGVAPAQTTDAVSAALAEYVGADLLVYATSVPGVFSADPAEDDDAERYEELTASELVDVIAGLEMNAGLSAPVDLLAAKVIQRSGMRTIVLDGNDPERVLTAVRYGEHDGTDIIPEGTGNELTYWAE from the coding sequence ATGAAGGTAGTCGTCTCCGTCGGCGGCAGCGTCCTCGCGCCGGAACTCGACCCCGACCGGGTCACCGCGTACGCGGACGTTGTCAACGAACTCGTCGCGGACGGATGCCAGGTCGCCGCCGTCGTCGGCGGCGGTGGCGTCGCACGTGACTACATCAGCACCGCCCGAGACCTCGGGGCCAACGAGATCGAACTTGACCAGATCGGCATCGACGTCACCCGCCTGAACGCCCGTCTGCTCATCTCCGCGCTCGGCGAGAACGTCGTCACCGCGCCCGCGAAGAACTACGAAGCTGCCGGTGAAGTGATGCGCAACGGCGACGTCGTCGTCATGGGCGGTGTCGCCCCCGCACAGACCACCGACGCGGTGAGTGCCGCGCTCGCGGAGTACGTCGGCGCGGACCTGCTCGTGTACGCGACCTCCGTCCCCGGTGTCTTCTCCGCCGACCCCGCCGAGGACGACGACGCCGAACGCTACGAGGAGCTGACGGCGAGCGAACTCGTCGACGTGATCGCCGGTCTGGAGATGAACGCCGGCCTCTCCGCCCCGGTCGACCTCCTCGCCGCGAAGGTCATCCAGCGCTCCGGGATGCGGACCATCGTCCTCGACGGCAACGACCCCGAGCGCGTCCTCACCGCGGTCCGCTACGGCGAACACGACGGCACCGACATCATCCCCGAGGGGACCGGCAACGAGCTCACCTACTGGGCCGAGTAG
- a CDS encoding DUF7123 family protein, translating to MSATQNPSADSTPANKETHLQEYLREKATDGEMYFKSKFIADDVGLSPKEIGALMVKLKDSATDLEIEKWSYTSATTWRVEPV from the coding sequence ATGAGCGCTACACAGAACCCCTCCGCTGACAGTACGCCCGCCAACAAGGAGACGCACCTGCAGGAGTACCTGCGGGAGAAGGCGACCGACGGCGAGATGTACTTCAAGTCGAAGTTCATCGCGGACGACGTCGGCCTCTCCCCGAAGGAGATCGGTGCCCTCATGGTCAAGCTCAAGGACTCGGCCACCGACCTCGAGATCGAGAAGTGGTCGTACACGAGCGCGACGACCTGGCGGGTCGAGCCCGTCTAG
- a CDS encoding site-2 protease family protein, with the protein MAADEPPSQSVPEAGPPPSALADEFYVEDVRRDGETIYYYGTPLRTPEMTMRNVWGAFHEAGYDAELTTSAGRYVIVAEPTSHGPDGIPWTNVLLFLATVVSTLYVGARWFYVDPVAHPVEAVLTAWPFSAAVLFVLGTHELGHYVMSRYHDVDASLPYFLPFPTLIGTMGAVIRMRGRMPDRKALFDIGAAGPLAGLVATVLVTVVGLYLPPVVAPESFAASPDAVTIRLSFPPLIEGIALLTGQKLSYADPTVNAHPVVIGAWAGAFITLLNLIPVGQLDGGHIMRAMFGDAHDTVATLVPIGLFSLAGYLHFIEHIAWDSVFIWVFWGGFAAFIAAAGSATPVSDAEKLGRGRMALGVLTFVLGLLCFMPVPVAIVG; encoded by the coding sequence ATGGCCGCCGATGAGCCGCCGTCACAGTCCGTTCCGGAGGCAGGTCCCCCACCCTCCGCCCTCGCCGACGAGTTCTACGTCGAGGACGTGCGACGAGACGGTGAGACGATCTATTACTACGGCACGCCGCTTCGAACCCCGGAGATGACCATGCGGAACGTCTGGGGTGCGTTCCACGAGGCCGGCTACGATGCGGAGCTGACGACCTCTGCAGGCCGGTACGTCATCGTCGCCGAACCGACGAGCCACGGCCCCGACGGGATTCCGTGGACGAACGTCCTGCTGTTCCTCGCGACGGTCGTCTCGACGCTGTACGTGGGTGCCCGGTGGTTCTACGTCGACCCCGTCGCACACCCGGTCGAGGCGGTGCTGACGGCGTGGCCCTTTTCCGCCGCCGTCCTGTTCGTCCTCGGCACGCACGAGCTCGGCCACTACGTGATGAGCCGGTACCACGACGTGGACGCCTCGCTGCCGTACTTCCTGCCGTTCCCGACGCTCATCGGGACGATGGGCGCGGTAATCCGGATGCGCGGCCGCATGCCCGACCGGAAGGCGCTGTTCGACATCGGCGCGGCGGGTCCGCTGGCGGGACTGGTCGCGACGGTTCTCGTCACCGTCGTCGGGCTGTACCTGCCCCCGGTCGTCGCACCGGAGAGCTTCGCTGCCAGCCCCGACGCCGTCACCATCCGCCTGAGCTTCCCGCCGCTCATCGAGGGAATCGCCCTCCTGACGGGACAGAAGCTCTCGTACGCGGACCCGACCGTGAACGCTCACCCGGTCGTCATCGGCGCGTGGGCCGGCGCGTTCATCACCCTGCTGAACCTCATCCCCGTCGGTCAGCTCGACGGCGGGCACATCATGCGGGCGATGTTCGGTGATGCCCACGACACCGTGGCGACGCTCGTCCCCATCGGGCTGTTCTCGCTCGCGGGGTACCTGCATTTCATCGAGCACATCGCGTGGGACTCGGTGTTCATCTGGGTCTTCTGGGGCGGCTTCGCCGCGTTCATCGCCGCCGCGGGTTCCGCGACACCGGTCAGCGACGCGGAGAAGCTCGGCCGCGGCCGGATGGCGCTCGGCGTGTTGACGTTCGTGCTCGGCCTGCTCTGCTTCATGCCGGTGCCGGTCGCCATCGTCGGCTGA